One window of the Tachypleus tridentatus isolate NWPU-2018 chromosome 10, ASM421037v1, whole genome shotgun sequence genome contains the following:
- the LOC143230611 gene encoding ephrin type-A receptor 4-like isoform X2 gives MKATSSYSVLSDTEMASEEKYRWMLFVLLTAVWWSCEQVTGNQVVLLDTTKESSLDWTRYPYGPQARTPGWVEESFTNFEQGINWRSFVVCDVAYSNVNNWLWTPFVERREASRIYIEIKFSMRDCNLFPGMALSCKETFSLLYYEFDAATKEPPPWEPDSYKLVDRIAADEGRFTSTSEVIINTEVRSVPVTKKGVYFAFRDQGACLSLLAIKVYYVICPSIKVNFAFFPDSPTGREVTEILEVKGQCEPNSEIVEQPKMLCKGDGNWTLPSGGCKCKAGYEPMNHNCQVCPLGTYKSSVGDERCASCPLHSAALYKGSIECPCDDGYYRAPADPKDLPCSQPPSAPQNLLVSFVDQSTVILTWQPPLRSGGRNDTTFRIVCNVCSNAVSYVPSHTGFTETKATVSGLNPATRYVFQIYAENGVSSYGGSQFVDITVTTTASVYHVSTTTSLAVQDVRATTVKSTSIVLVWNPPSDPYTYTELYQIRYFKRGEGNTSSTILTKKLESSVSGLNHKTEYGFQVRAKTSHGWGEYSKPIYITTGQLVDSTAYAEKEGQVQVRIIAGATVAVVVLVVVVVVMIVLYIRRSSDDCNKKQPSDCDILDYHNGEVVPALEHPPIVPTAGMTTLLFTHCGGPRSYVDPHTYEDPNQAVEEFAKEIDASHITIEAIIGGGEFGDVCRGKLKVPSRPEMAVAIKTLKPGSPDKARVDFLTEASIMGQFDHPNVIYLQGVVTRSNPIMIITEYMDNGSLDTFLRSNDGRFQAIQLVGMLRGIAAGMQYLSDINYVHRDLAARNVLVNKKLICKIADFGLSREIECATEGAYTTRGGKIPVRWTAPEAIAFRKFTSASDVWSFGIVCWEVMSYGERPYWNWSNQDVIKNIEKGYRLTAPMDCPEAVHQLMLDCWQKERSYRPSFASIVKTLDKLNGCPDSLRKISVNKNQNPLDPHATDMTQFKSVSEWLNNLKMSRYLKNFDHAGVSTMEAVARLTHEDLTTLGVTLAGHQKKLLNSVQMLRAQMSNGFLV, from the exons tggGTGGAAGAAAGCTTCACCAATTTTGAGCAAGGAATTAACTGGAGATCCTTCGTGGTTTGTGACGTTGCGTACAGTAATGTGAATAACTGGCTTTGGACACCATTTGTGGAACGGAGGGAGGCCAGCAGAATATACATCGAGATCAAGTTTAGTATGAGAGACTGTAACCTGTTCCCTGGAATGGCACTTTCTTGCAAAGAAACTTTTTCTCTCCTTTACTACGAGTTTGATGCAGCGACCAAGGAGCCTCCACCCTGGGAACCAGACTCCTATAAGCTCGTGGACCGTATCGCAGCAGATGAGGGTCGTTTTACTTCTACCAGTGAGGTCATTATTAATACCGAAGTCCGCAGTGTTCCAGTTACCAAAAAGGGGGTGTACTTTGCCTTCCGCGACCAAGGCGCTTGCTTATCGCTCTTAGCCATCAAAGTTTACTATGTGATATGCCCAAGTATCAAGGTCAACTTCGCCTTTTTTCCAGACAGCCCTACGGGTCGAGAGGTTACAGAAATCCTAGAGGTGAAAGGTCAGTGTGAACCAAACTCTGAAATTGTGGAACAGCCCAAAATGCTCTGTAAAGGAGACGGGAACTGGACACTGCCTTCTGGTGGATGTAAATGCAAAGCCGGGTATGAACCGATGAACCACAATTGTCAAG TTTGTCCTCTTGGAACTTACAAATCATCAGTTGGCGATGAACGATGTGCCTCCTGTCCCTTGcatagtgctgccctctataaaGGATCCATTGAATGTCCATGTGACGATGGTTACTATCGAGCACCAGCTGATCCAAAGGATCTCCCTTGTTCTC AACCTCCTTCAGCTCCTCAAAATTTATTGGTCAGCTTTGTTGACCAGTCCACAGTGATTTTGACTTGGCAGCCACCTTTACGCTCTGGAGGCAGGAATGACACTACTTTTAGGATTGTTTGTAATGTATGCAGCAACGCTGTTTCGTATGTGCCCTCTCACACTGGGTTTACAGAAACCAAAGCCACAGTTTCTGGTCTAAATCCTGCAACGAGATATGTATTCCAGATATATGCTGAGAATGGTGTTTCCAGCTACGGTGGAAGTCAGTTTGTGGACATAACGGTAACAACAACTGCTTCAG TTTACCATGTTTCTACCACAACATCCTTGGCAGTTCAAGATGTCAGGGCTACCACTGTTAAGAGTACAAGTATTGTGTTGGTCTGGAACCCTCCAAGTGACCCCTACACGTACACAGAACTGTATCAAATTCGTTACTTTAAACGTGGCGAAGGAAACACCTCATCTACCATCTTAACTAAGAAACTAGAATCTTCTGTGTCTGGACTGAACCATAAGACTGAGTATGGATTCCAG GTCAGGGCCAAAACATCTCATGGCTGGGGAGAATACAGCAAGCCTATTTATATAACCACTGGTCAGCTAGTTGATAGTACAG CTTATGCAGAGAAAGAAGGCCAAGTTCAAGTTCGTATTATTGCTGGAGCAACTGTTGCTGTGGTTGtactggttgttgttgttgtcgtcaTGATTGTCTTATATATTAGAAG AAGTTCTGATgactgtaataaaaaacaaccaaGTGACTGTGACATTCTTGATTACCATAATGGGGAAG TCGTCCCTGCCCTGGAACATCCTCCAATTGTTCCTACTGCTGGGA TGACCACTCTCTTGTTTACTCACTGTGGAGGCCCAAGAAGCTATGTTGACCCGCACACTTATGAAGATCCAAATCAAGCAGTTGAAGAGTTTGCTAAAGAGATAGATGCTTCCCACATTACCATTGAAGCCATCATAGGAGGAG GCGAGTTTGGGGATGTCTGTCGAGGAAAGCTCAAAGTTCCATCTCGTCCAGAAATGGCCGTCGCTATTAAAACTTTGAAGCCAGGGTCACCTGATAAAGCTCGTGTGGACTTCCTAACAGAAGCAAGCATTATGGGTCAGTTTGACCATCCAAATGTCATTTATCTTCAGGGTGTGGTGACAAGAAGTAATCCCATTATGATCATCACAGAATATATGGACAATGGATCACTTGACACATTCTTAAGG AGTAACGATGGAAGGTTCCAAGCTATCCAGTTGGTTGGAATGCTCAGAGGAATTGCAGCAGGAATGCAGTACTTGTCAGATATTAACTACGTTCACAGG GACCTAGCAGCAAGAAATGTATTGGTCAACAAGAAGTTAATCTGCAAGATTGCTGACTTTGGATTATCTAGAGAGATAGAATGTGCCACAGAGGGGGCCTACACCACCAGG GGAGGAAAGATTCCTGTTCGATGGACTGCTCCGGAGGCAATAGCATTTAGGAAGTTTACATCTGCGAGTGACGTGTGGAGTTTTGGCATAGTGTGCTGGGAGGTGATGTCATATGGAGAACGTCCTTATTGGAACTGGTCCAATCAGGACGTTATCAAGAATATTGAGAAAGGTTACAGGCTCACAGCTCCCAtg GACTGTCCAGAAGCTGTTCACCAGCTAATGTTGGACTGTTGGCAGAAAGAACGTTCCTACAGGCCCAGCTTTGCGAGCATAGTGAAAACACTGGATAAGTTAAATGGATGTCCAGATAGTCTACGGAAGATATCTGTTAATAA AAATCAAAATCCATTGGATCCTCATGCAACCGACATGACACAGTTTAAGTCTGTGTCAGAGTGGTTAAACAACCTAAAGATGAGTCGATATCTCAAGAACTTTGATCATGCTGGTGTAAGTACGATGGAAGCAGTAGCCAGGCTAACTCACGAGGACTTGACCACTCTAGGTGTAACCTTAGCTGGACACCAGAAGAAATTACTGAACAGTGTGCAGATGCTCAGGGCACAGATGTCCAATGGGTTCCTCGTCTAG
- the LOC143230611 gene encoding ephrin type-A receptor 4-like isoform X1, whose protein sequence is MKATSSYSVLSDTEMASEEKYRWMLFVLLTAVWWSCEQVTGNQVVLLDTTKESSLDWTRYPYGPQARTPGWVEESFTNFEQGINWRSFVVCDVAYSNVNNWLWTPFVERREASRIYIEIKFSMRDCNLFPGMALSCKETFSLLYYEFDAATKEPPPWEPDSYKLVDRIAADEGRFTSTSEVIINTEVRSVPVTKKGVYFAFRDQGACLSLLAIKVYYVICPSIKVNFAFFPDSPTGREVTEILEVKGQCEPNSEIVEQPKMLCKGDGNWTLPSGGCKCKAGYEPMNHNCQVCPLGTYKSSVGDERCASCPLHSAALYKGSIECPCDDGYYRAPADPKDLPCSQPPSAPQNLLVSFVDQSTVILTWQPPLRSGGRNDTTFRIVCNVCSNAVSYVPSHTGFTETKATVSGLNPATRYVFQIYAENGVSSYGGSQFVDITVTTTASVYHVSTTTSLAVQDVRATTVKSTSIVLVWNPPSDPYTYTELYQIRYFKRGEGNTSSTILTKKLESSVSGLNHKTEYGFQVRAKTSHGWGEYSKPIYITTGQLVDSTAYAEKEGQVQVRIIAGATVAVVVLVVVVVVMIVLYIRRSSDDCNKKQPSDCDILDYHNGEGKQFVPALEHPPIVPTAGMTTLLFTHCGGPRSYVDPHTYEDPNQAVEEFAKEIDASHITIEAIIGGGEFGDVCRGKLKVPSRPEMAVAIKTLKPGSPDKARVDFLTEASIMGQFDHPNVIYLQGVVTRSNPIMIITEYMDNGSLDTFLRSNDGRFQAIQLVGMLRGIAAGMQYLSDINYVHRDLAARNVLVNKKLICKIADFGLSREIECATEGAYTTRGGKIPVRWTAPEAIAFRKFTSASDVWSFGIVCWEVMSYGERPYWNWSNQDVIKNIEKGYRLTAPMDCPEAVHQLMLDCWQKERSYRPSFASIVKTLDKLNGCPDSLRKISVNKNQNPLDPHATDMTQFKSVSEWLNNLKMSRYLKNFDHAGVSTMEAVARLTHEDLTTLGVTLAGHQKKLLNSVQMLRAQMSNGFLV, encoded by the exons tggGTGGAAGAAAGCTTCACCAATTTTGAGCAAGGAATTAACTGGAGATCCTTCGTGGTTTGTGACGTTGCGTACAGTAATGTGAATAACTGGCTTTGGACACCATTTGTGGAACGGAGGGAGGCCAGCAGAATATACATCGAGATCAAGTTTAGTATGAGAGACTGTAACCTGTTCCCTGGAATGGCACTTTCTTGCAAAGAAACTTTTTCTCTCCTTTACTACGAGTTTGATGCAGCGACCAAGGAGCCTCCACCCTGGGAACCAGACTCCTATAAGCTCGTGGACCGTATCGCAGCAGATGAGGGTCGTTTTACTTCTACCAGTGAGGTCATTATTAATACCGAAGTCCGCAGTGTTCCAGTTACCAAAAAGGGGGTGTACTTTGCCTTCCGCGACCAAGGCGCTTGCTTATCGCTCTTAGCCATCAAAGTTTACTATGTGATATGCCCAAGTATCAAGGTCAACTTCGCCTTTTTTCCAGACAGCCCTACGGGTCGAGAGGTTACAGAAATCCTAGAGGTGAAAGGTCAGTGTGAACCAAACTCTGAAATTGTGGAACAGCCCAAAATGCTCTGTAAAGGAGACGGGAACTGGACACTGCCTTCTGGTGGATGTAAATGCAAAGCCGGGTATGAACCGATGAACCACAATTGTCAAG TTTGTCCTCTTGGAACTTACAAATCATCAGTTGGCGATGAACGATGTGCCTCCTGTCCCTTGcatagtgctgccctctataaaGGATCCATTGAATGTCCATGTGACGATGGTTACTATCGAGCACCAGCTGATCCAAAGGATCTCCCTTGTTCTC AACCTCCTTCAGCTCCTCAAAATTTATTGGTCAGCTTTGTTGACCAGTCCACAGTGATTTTGACTTGGCAGCCACCTTTACGCTCTGGAGGCAGGAATGACACTACTTTTAGGATTGTTTGTAATGTATGCAGCAACGCTGTTTCGTATGTGCCCTCTCACACTGGGTTTACAGAAACCAAAGCCACAGTTTCTGGTCTAAATCCTGCAACGAGATATGTATTCCAGATATATGCTGAGAATGGTGTTTCCAGCTACGGTGGAAGTCAGTTTGTGGACATAACGGTAACAACAACTGCTTCAG TTTACCATGTTTCTACCACAACATCCTTGGCAGTTCAAGATGTCAGGGCTACCACTGTTAAGAGTACAAGTATTGTGTTGGTCTGGAACCCTCCAAGTGACCCCTACACGTACACAGAACTGTATCAAATTCGTTACTTTAAACGTGGCGAAGGAAACACCTCATCTACCATCTTAACTAAGAAACTAGAATCTTCTGTGTCTGGACTGAACCATAAGACTGAGTATGGATTCCAG GTCAGGGCCAAAACATCTCATGGCTGGGGAGAATACAGCAAGCCTATTTATATAACCACTGGTCAGCTAGTTGATAGTACAG CTTATGCAGAGAAAGAAGGCCAAGTTCAAGTTCGTATTATTGCTGGAGCAACTGTTGCTGTGGTTGtactggttgttgttgttgtcgtcaTGATTGTCTTATATATTAGAAG AAGTTCTGATgactgtaataaaaaacaaccaaGTGACTGTGACATTCTTGATTACCATAATGGGGAAGGTAAGCAAT TCGTCCCTGCCCTGGAACATCCTCCAATTGTTCCTACTGCTGGGA TGACCACTCTCTTGTTTACTCACTGTGGAGGCCCAAGAAGCTATGTTGACCCGCACACTTATGAAGATCCAAATCAAGCAGTTGAAGAGTTTGCTAAAGAGATAGATGCTTCCCACATTACCATTGAAGCCATCATAGGAGGAG GCGAGTTTGGGGATGTCTGTCGAGGAAAGCTCAAAGTTCCATCTCGTCCAGAAATGGCCGTCGCTATTAAAACTTTGAAGCCAGGGTCACCTGATAAAGCTCGTGTGGACTTCCTAACAGAAGCAAGCATTATGGGTCAGTTTGACCATCCAAATGTCATTTATCTTCAGGGTGTGGTGACAAGAAGTAATCCCATTATGATCATCACAGAATATATGGACAATGGATCACTTGACACATTCTTAAGG AGTAACGATGGAAGGTTCCAAGCTATCCAGTTGGTTGGAATGCTCAGAGGAATTGCAGCAGGAATGCAGTACTTGTCAGATATTAACTACGTTCACAGG GACCTAGCAGCAAGAAATGTATTGGTCAACAAGAAGTTAATCTGCAAGATTGCTGACTTTGGATTATCTAGAGAGATAGAATGTGCCACAGAGGGGGCCTACACCACCAGG GGAGGAAAGATTCCTGTTCGATGGACTGCTCCGGAGGCAATAGCATTTAGGAAGTTTACATCTGCGAGTGACGTGTGGAGTTTTGGCATAGTGTGCTGGGAGGTGATGTCATATGGAGAACGTCCTTATTGGAACTGGTCCAATCAGGACGTTATCAAGAATATTGAGAAAGGTTACAGGCTCACAGCTCCCAtg GACTGTCCAGAAGCTGTTCACCAGCTAATGTTGGACTGTTGGCAGAAAGAACGTTCCTACAGGCCCAGCTTTGCGAGCATAGTGAAAACACTGGATAAGTTAAATGGATGTCCAGATAGTCTACGGAAGATATCTGTTAATAA AAATCAAAATCCATTGGATCCTCATGCAACCGACATGACACAGTTTAAGTCTGTGTCAGAGTGGTTAAACAACCTAAAGATGAGTCGATATCTCAAGAACTTTGATCATGCTGGTGTAAGTACGATGGAAGCAGTAGCCAGGCTAACTCACGAGGACTTGACCACTCTAGGTGTAACCTTAGCTGGACACCAGAAGAAATTACTGAACAGTGTGCAGATGCTCAGGGCACAGATGTCCAATGGGTTCCTCGTCTAG
- the LOC143230611 gene encoding ephrin type-A receptor 4-like isoform X4, which yields MKATSSYSVLSDTEMASEEKYRWMLFVLLTAVWWSCEQVTGNQVVLLDTTKESSLDWTRYPYGPQARTPGWVEESFTNFEQGINWRSFVVCDVAYSNVNNWLWTPFVERREASRIYIEIKFSMRDCNLFPGMALSCKETFSLLYYEFDAATKEPPPWEPDSYKLVDRIAADEGRFTSTSEVIINTEVRSVPVTKKGVYFAFRDQGACLSLLAIKVYYVICPSIKVNFAFFPDSPTGREVTEILEVKGQCEPNSEIVEQPKMLCKGDGNWTLPSGGCKCKAGYEPMNHNCQVCPLGTYKSSVGDERCASCPLHSAALYKGSIECPCDDGYYRAPADPKDLPCSQPPSAPQNLLVSFVDQSTVILTWQPPLRSGGRNDTTFRIVCNVCSNAVSYVPSHTGFTETKATVSGLNPATRYVFQIYAENGVSSYGGSQFVDITVTTTASVYHVSTTTSLAVQDVRATTVKSTSIVLVWNPPSDPYTYTELYQIRYFKRGEGNTSSTILTKKLESSVSGLNHKTEYGFQVRAKTSHGWGEYSKPIYITTGQLVDSTAYAEKEGQVQVRIIAGATVAVVVLVVVVVVMIVLYIRRSSDDCNKKQPSDCDILDYHNGEVTTLLFTHCGGPRSYVDPHTYEDPNQAVEEFAKEIDASHITIEAIIGGGEFGDVCRGKLKVPSRPEMAVAIKTLKPGSPDKARVDFLTEASIMGQFDHPNVIYLQGVVTRSNPIMIITEYMDNGSLDTFLRSNDGRFQAIQLVGMLRGIAAGMQYLSDINYVHRDLAARNVLVNKKLICKIADFGLSREIECATEGAYTTRGGKIPVRWTAPEAIAFRKFTSASDVWSFGIVCWEVMSYGERPYWNWSNQDVIKNIEKGYRLTAPMDCPEAVHQLMLDCWQKERSYRPSFASIVKTLDKLNGCPDSLRKISVNKNQNPLDPHATDMTQFKSVSEWLNNLKMSRYLKNFDHAGVSTMEAVARLTHEDLTTLGVTLAGHQKKLLNSVQMLRAQMSNGFLV from the exons tggGTGGAAGAAAGCTTCACCAATTTTGAGCAAGGAATTAACTGGAGATCCTTCGTGGTTTGTGACGTTGCGTACAGTAATGTGAATAACTGGCTTTGGACACCATTTGTGGAACGGAGGGAGGCCAGCAGAATATACATCGAGATCAAGTTTAGTATGAGAGACTGTAACCTGTTCCCTGGAATGGCACTTTCTTGCAAAGAAACTTTTTCTCTCCTTTACTACGAGTTTGATGCAGCGACCAAGGAGCCTCCACCCTGGGAACCAGACTCCTATAAGCTCGTGGACCGTATCGCAGCAGATGAGGGTCGTTTTACTTCTACCAGTGAGGTCATTATTAATACCGAAGTCCGCAGTGTTCCAGTTACCAAAAAGGGGGTGTACTTTGCCTTCCGCGACCAAGGCGCTTGCTTATCGCTCTTAGCCATCAAAGTTTACTATGTGATATGCCCAAGTATCAAGGTCAACTTCGCCTTTTTTCCAGACAGCCCTACGGGTCGAGAGGTTACAGAAATCCTAGAGGTGAAAGGTCAGTGTGAACCAAACTCTGAAATTGTGGAACAGCCCAAAATGCTCTGTAAAGGAGACGGGAACTGGACACTGCCTTCTGGTGGATGTAAATGCAAAGCCGGGTATGAACCGATGAACCACAATTGTCAAG TTTGTCCTCTTGGAACTTACAAATCATCAGTTGGCGATGAACGATGTGCCTCCTGTCCCTTGcatagtgctgccctctataaaGGATCCATTGAATGTCCATGTGACGATGGTTACTATCGAGCACCAGCTGATCCAAAGGATCTCCCTTGTTCTC AACCTCCTTCAGCTCCTCAAAATTTATTGGTCAGCTTTGTTGACCAGTCCACAGTGATTTTGACTTGGCAGCCACCTTTACGCTCTGGAGGCAGGAATGACACTACTTTTAGGATTGTTTGTAATGTATGCAGCAACGCTGTTTCGTATGTGCCCTCTCACACTGGGTTTACAGAAACCAAAGCCACAGTTTCTGGTCTAAATCCTGCAACGAGATATGTATTCCAGATATATGCTGAGAATGGTGTTTCCAGCTACGGTGGAAGTCAGTTTGTGGACATAACGGTAACAACAACTGCTTCAG TTTACCATGTTTCTACCACAACATCCTTGGCAGTTCAAGATGTCAGGGCTACCACTGTTAAGAGTACAAGTATTGTGTTGGTCTGGAACCCTCCAAGTGACCCCTACACGTACACAGAACTGTATCAAATTCGTTACTTTAAACGTGGCGAAGGAAACACCTCATCTACCATCTTAACTAAGAAACTAGAATCTTCTGTGTCTGGACTGAACCATAAGACTGAGTATGGATTCCAG GTCAGGGCCAAAACATCTCATGGCTGGGGAGAATACAGCAAGCCTATTTATATAACCACTGGTCAGCTAGTTGATAGTACAG CTTATGCAGAGAAAGAAGGCCAAGTTCAAGTTCGTATTATTGCTGGAGCAACTGTTGCTGTGGTTGtactggttgttgttgttgtcgtcaTGATTGTCTTATATATTAGAAG AAGTTCTGATgactgtaataaaaaacaaccaaGTGACTGTGACATTCTTGATTACCATAATGGGGAAG TGACCACTCTCTTGTTTACTCACTGTGGAGGCCCAAGAAGCTATGTTGACCCGCACACTTATGAAGATCCAAATCAAGCAGTTGAAGAGTTTGCTAAAGAGATAGATGCTTCCCACATTACCATTGAAGCCATCATAGGAGGAG GCGAGTTTGGGGATGTCTGTCGAGGAAAGCTCAAAGTTCCATCTCGTCCAGAAATGGCCGTCGCTATTAAAACTTTGAAGCCAGGGTCACCTGATAAAGCTCGTGTGGACTTCCTAACAGAAGCAAGCATTATGGGTCAGTTTGACCATCCAAATGTCATTTATCTTCAGGGTGTGGTGACAAGAAGTAATCCCATTATGATCATCACAGAATATATGGACAATGGATCACTTGACACATTCTTAAGG AGTAACGATGGAAGGTTCCAAGCTATCCAGTTGGTTGGAATGCTCAGAGGAATTGCAGCAGGAATGCAGTACTTGTCAGATATTAACTACGTTCACAGG GACCTAGCAGCAAGAAATGTATTGGTCAACAAGAAGTTAATCTGCAAGATTGCTGACTTTGGATTATCTAGAGAGATAGAATGTGCCACAGAGGGGGCCTACACCACCAGG GGAGGAAAGATTCCTGTTCGATGGACTGCTCCGGAGGCAATAGCATTTAGGAAGTTTACATCTGCGAGTGACGTGTGGAGTTTTGGCATAGTGTGCTGGGAGGTGATGTCATATGGAGAACGTCCTTATTGGAACTGGTCCAATCAGGACGTTATCAAGAATATTGAGAAAGGTTACAGGCTCACAGCTCCCAtg GACTGTCCAGAAGCTGTTCACCAGCTAATGTTGGACTGTTGGCAGAAAGAACGTTCCTACAGGCCCAGCTTTGCGAGCATAGTGAAAACACTGGATAAGTTAAATGGATGTCCAGATAGTCTACGGAAGATATCTGTTAATAA AAATCAAAATCCATTGGATCCTCATGCAACCGACATGACACAGTTTAAGTCTGTGTCAGAGTGGTTAAACAACCTAAAGATGAGTCGATATCTCAAGAACTTTGATCATGCTGGTGTAAGTACGATGGAAGCAGTAGCCAGGCTAACTCACGAGGACTTGACCACTCTAGGTGTAACCTTAGCTGGACACCAGAAGAAATTACTGAACAGTGTGCAGATGCTCAGGGCACAGATGTCCAATGGGTTCCTCGTCTAG